One Helianthus annuus cultivar XRQ/B chromosome 12, HanXRQr2.0-SUNRISE, whole genome shotgun sequence genomic region harbors:
- the LOC110895679 gene encoding CDPK-related protein kinase encodes MGVCSSKPSSKSNFSGHRSTDIPVKDSGETEESVNKTEVGKKSPFFPFYSPSPAHYLFSKKSSSPATPRRFFKRPFPPPSPAKHIKALARRGSVKPAIPEGDEGVRDSGLDKSFGFLKHFGSKYEVGEEVGRGHFGNTCKAKVKKGEFKGQEVAVKIIPKSKMTTAISIEDVRREVKILKALSGHENLVKFYDAYEDHDNVYVVMELCEGGELLDRILSRGGKYTEDDAKVVLMQILNVVAFCHLQGVVHRDLKPENFLFTSKDENSQLKAIDFGLSDFVKPDERLNDIVGSAYYVAPEVLHRSYSTEADVWSIGVIAYILLCGSRPFWARTESGIFRAVLKAHPSFDEVPWPTLSSEAKDFVKRLLNKDPRKRMTAAQALSHPWIRNTNDVKVPLDVSMLRHMKNYMRSSALRKAAIRALVKTLGTDELFYLKEQFSLLEPSKTGSISMENIKTALLKHATDAMKESRVHDFLTSLNALQYRRMEFDEFCAAALSVHQLEALDRWEETARSAYEIFDKDGNRAIMIDELASELGLGPSVPVHSVLHDWIRHTDGKLSFLGFVKLLHGVSTRTLAKTR; translated from the exons ATGGGTGTTTGCAGCTCAAAACCCTCTTCAAAATCGAACTTTTCCGGTCACCGGAGTACCGATATTCCGGTGAAAGATAGTGGTGAAACAGAAGAATCAGTTAATAAAACTGAAGTGGGGAAAAAGTCACCGTTTTTCCCATTTTACAGTCCCAGTCCAGCTCACTAtttgttttcaaagaaatcatcaTCTCCGGCGACACCCAGAAGGTTCTTTAAACGGCCGTTTCCGCCGCCTTCGCCAGCGAAACACATTAAGGCGCTGGCGAGGCGCGGGTCGGTTAAACCGGCGATACCGGAGGGTGATGAGGGGGTGAGGGATAGTGGGTTGGATAAAAGTTTTGGGTTTTTGAAGCATTTTGGGAGTAAGTATGAAGTTGGTGAAGAGGTGGGACGAGGGCATTTTGGGAATACTTGTAAAGCTAAGGTTAAGAAAGGGGAGTTTAAGGGTCaagaagttgctgtgaagattATTCCAAagtcaaag ATGACAACTGCCATATCGATTGAAGATGTGAGACGGGAAGTAAAGATTTTGAAAGCTTTGTCAGGACATGAAAACTTGGTGAAATTTTATGATGCATATGAAGACCATGACAATGTTTATGTTGTAATGGA GTTATGTGAAGGAGGGGAGCTTTTGGATAGAATACTTTCAAG GGGCGGGAAATATACAGAAGACGATGCTAAGGTTGTGTTGATGCAAATATTAAATGTCGTTGCATTTTGTCATCTTCAAGGTGTCGTGCATCGTGACTTGAAACCAGAG AATTTCTTATTTACATCCAAAGACGAAAACTCACAACTCAAAGCCATAGATTTCGGCTTGTCTGATTTCGTAAAGCCAG aCGAAAGGCTTAATGACATTGTTGGAAGTGCATACTATGTGGCACCTGAAGTTCTACATAGATCATATAGTACCGAGGCTGATGTATGGAGTATTGGTGTTATAGCATATATTCTTTTATGTGGGAGTAGGCCCTTTTGGGCCCGAACTGAATCCGGAATTTTTCGGGCTGTTTTAAAAGCCCATCCGAGTTTTGATGAAGTACCTTGGCCTACATTATCCTCTGAGGCCAAAGATTTTGTGAAACGTTTATTAAACAAAGATCCTAGGAAAAGAATGACGGCTGCTCAAGCGTTGA GTCATCCGTGGATTAGAAACACGAATGATGTGAAAGTGCCACTCGATGTCTCGATGTTGAGACACATGAAGAATTATATGCGTTCTTCTGCTCTTCGTAAAGCTGCTATACGC GCTTTAGTAAAGACATTGGGTACTGATGAGTTATTTTATCTAAAGGAGCAATTTTCGTTATTAGAACCGAGCAAAACCGGATCCATAAGCATGGAGAATATCAAAACG GCCTTGTTGAAGCATGCTACAGACGCAATGAAGGAGTCACGAGTCCATGATTTTCTAACATCG CTTAATGCACTGCAATATAGAAGAATGGAGTTTGATGAATTCTGTGCAGCGGCATTAAGTGTGCATCAGCTTGAGGCTCTTGATAGATGGGAAGAGACTGCACGTAGCGCCTATGAAATATTTGACAAGGATGGGAATAGGGCCATCATGATTGATGAACTCGCTTCG